A genomic region of Fodinisporobacter ferrooxydans contains the following coding sequences:
- the disA gene encoding DNA integrity scanning diadenylate cyclase DisA, whose product MREDVKKETAINKILRFIAPGTPLREGLENVLRAKTGALIVIGNSPEVMQIVDGGFTIHCEFTPASLYELAKMDGALVLSEDGKRILNANAHLNPDPSIPSFETGTRHRTAERVAKQTGHLVICISQRRDVITLYQSNFRYALKDIGVILTKANQAIQTLEKYKSVLDQALTNLGALEFEEAVTLYEVAQVMQRIEMVLRIKAEIKRYIIELGTEGRLISMQLEELVANVDEEAYLLVKDYCKDNADVTPHHILTELHMLSPDDLLETATIVKALRYSGTLNISEEPVSSRGYRILHKIPRLPQPVVENLVERFTSLPNIMEATIEELDDVEGIGEVRARAIKEGLRRLQDQVFIDRHI is encoded by the coding sequence ATGCGGGAGGATGTAAAAAAGGAAACTGCCATAAATAAGATTCTTCGGTTTATCGCACCTGGTACCCCTTTACGGGAAGGGCTTGAAAATGTACTGCGGGCAAAAACCGGCGCTTTGATTGTCATTGGGAACAGTCCGGAAGTCATGCAAATTGTAGATGGCGGATTTACGATTCATTGTGAATTTACGCCGGCAAGCCTTTATGAACTGGCGAAAATGGATGGCGCGCTGGTGCTTAGTGAAGACGGGAAGCGAATCTTAAATGCAAATGCTCATTTGAATCCGGATCCGTCGATTCCCTCCTTTGAAACAGGGACGCGACATCGGACAGCAGAAAGAGTTGCAAAGCAAACAGGTCATTTGGTGATTTGCATCTCCCAGAGGCGAGATGTTATCACGTTATACCAATCGAATTTTCGATACGCCTTAAAAGATATTGGTGTAATTTTGACAAAAGCAAATCAGGCGATTCAGACATTGGAAAAGTATAAGTCGGTTCTCGACCAGGCACTTACCAATCTTGGCGCACTCGAGTTCGAGGAAGCTGTTACATTATACGAGGTAGCTCAAGTCATGCAGCGAATCGAGATGGTGCTCAGGATTAAAGCGGAAATTAAACGATATATTATCGAGCTTGGGACGGAAGGCCGATTGATCAGCATGCAATTGGAGGAACTTGTGGCAAACGTAGATGAAGAAGCGTATTTATTGGTGAAAGATTATTGTAAAGACAATGCAGACGTAACACCACATCATATTCTCACCGAATTGCATATGCTGTCTCCTGATGATTTATTGGAAACGGCAACGATTGTAAAAGCACTACGGTATTCTGGCACTCTCAATATTTCGGAAGAACCGGTATCATCACGCGGGTATCGGATTTTACACAAGATTCCCCGGTTGCCGCAACCGGTTGTCGAAAATCTGGTCGAACGTTTTACATCACTCCCTAACATCATGGAAGCAACGATTGAGGAATTGGATGATGTGGAAGGTATTGGGGAAGTGCGGGCACGAGCCATTAAAGAAGGGCTGCGAAGGCTGCAAGATCAGGTATTTATCGATCGTCATATCTAG
- the pssA gene encoding CDP-diacylglycerol--serine O-phosphatidyltransferase, giving the protein MWLKLLPNVFTLGNLFLGMIAILLASQGEYGGAALLIIVGMVLDGVDGRIARMFHVQSEFGKELDSLSDIVTFGIAPAVLMYAVVLHQFGWIGIVLSCIFPGCGALRLARFNTQSKTTNYFIGLPITAAGGVLATLALYMPLLPKAHMILPIAMMFLAYLMVSKVKYPNFKKLGIPKRVLFIAPLIVGIVVVVFYFHRDVLNRLIFLPLAVYALYGVQRKLRKVHKRDISDEVYDTIAK; this is encoded by the coding sequence ATGTGGTTGAAGCTGTTGCCGAATGTCTTTACACTGGGAAATTTGTTTTTGGGAATGATTGCAATACTTCTTGCTTCACAAGGTGAGTACGGGGGAGCTGCTTTACTGATTATCGTTGGCATGGTTTTGGATGGGGTGGACGGAAGAATTGCCCGAATGTTTCATGTGCAAAGCGAATTTGGCAAAGAATTGGATTCGCTTTCAGATATCGTAACGTTTGGCATAGCTCCTGCTGTTCTGATGTATGCTGTCGTGTTGCATCAATTCGGATGGATCGGTATTGTGCTTTCTTGCATCTTTCCCGGATGCGGCGCATTGCGGCTTGCCCGCTTCAATACACAATCGAAAACCACAAATTATTTTATCGGTTTGCCGATTACAGCCGCCGGTGGCGTGTTGGCTACGCTGGCTTTGTATATGCCGCTGTTGCCAAAAGCACATATGATCTTGCCGATTGCCATGATGTTTTTGGCGTATCTGATGGTCAGCAAGGTAAAGTATCCGAATTTCAAAAAATTAGGTATTCCAAAGCGGGTTTTGTTCATTGCTCCGCTCATTGTCGGCATCGTCGTAGTCGTCTTTTATTTCCATCGCGATGTCCTGAACCGCTTGATTTTCTTGCCTCTTGCAGTCTATGCATTGTATGGCGTGCAAAGAAAATTAAGAAAAGTACATAAACGGGACATAAGCGACGAAGTATATGATACAATAGCAAAATAG
- a CDS encoding PIN/TRAM domain-containing protein, translating to MLRKIVHLFFGVVGVVLGAKFAPTLFALIKLDYGVFKSTIFGGLLGFSIFILATIWLVDYVMTLIRWFEERMLRTPISDVMPGIVGMILGLIIAYLLENAFMQLPIVGSVVQIFASVLLGYLGFTIFFRKREELLAIFSGRLGRDKDKDKSSKQLTRSGEAKLLDTSVIIDGRIADIVKTGFLDGVLIIPSFVLEELQHIADSSDALKRNRGRRGLDILNRIQKELMVKVQIMEIDFEDIQEVDSKLVKLAKKINGKVVTNDFNLNKVCELQGVGVLNINDLANAVKPVVLPGEEIIVQVIKDGKEHGQGIGYLDDGTMIVVEGGREYIGSRLEVLVTSVLQTSAGRMIFAKPKLLERAL from the coding sequence ATGTTGCGAAAAATTGTACATTTATTTTTCGGTGTAGTAGGTGTCGTTTTAGGAGCCAAATTTGCGCCGACATTATTCGCACTCATAAAATTAGATTATGGAGTTTTTAAAAGCACGATTTTTGGCGGTCTATTAGGGTTTAGTATATTTATTTTGGCGACGATTTGGTTGGTCGACTATGTTATGACTTTAATTCGTTGGTTTGAGGAACGAATGTTAAGGACTCCGATTTCTGATGTCATGCCTGGAATCGTGGGTATGATCTTGGGTCTGATTATCGCGTATTTGCTTGAAAATGCTTTTATGCAATTACCGATCGTAGGCAGTGTGGTACAGATATTTGCCAGTGTGCTGCTTGGTTACCTTGGATTTACGATCTTTTTTCGCAAACGCGAGGAATTGCTGGCCATTTTTAGCGGCAGATTGGGCAGAGATAAGGACAAAGACAAGTCCAGTAAACAATTAACCCGCAGCGGTGAAGCGAAACTTTTGGATACAAGCGTAATTATTGACGGCCGGATTGCTGATATCGTAAAAACCGGATTTCTTGATGGAGTCTTGATTATTCCATCCTTTGTCTTGGAAGAATTGCAGCACATTGCAGATAGTTCCGATGCATTGAAACGGAATCGGGGCAGACGCGGGCTCGATATCTTAAATCGTATTCAGAAAGAGCTAATGGTAAAAGTTCAAATTATGGAGATCGATTTTGAGGATATCCAGGAAGTTGACAGCAAGCTTGTGAAGTTGGCAAAAAAAATAAACGGCAAAGTCGTTACAAATGATTTTAATTTGAATAAAGTATGTGAATTGCAAGGTGTTGGTGTTTTAAACATCAACGATTTGGCAAATGCAGTCAAGCCTGTCGTATTGCCGGGTGAGGAAATCATCGTACAAGTGATTAAAGACGGCAAAGAACACGGACAAGGCATTGGTTACCTGGATGACGGTACGATGATCGTTGTTGAAGGCGGGCGTGAATATATCGGATCCCGCTTGGAAGTATTGGTTACAAGTGTATTGCAAACATCAGCCGGACGAATGATTTTTGCCAAACCCAAATTACTGGAACGGGCTTTATAA
- the ispD gene encoding 2-C-methyl-D-erythritol 4-phosphate cytidylyltransferase — MIDAVVVAAGSGNRMRAEIKKQYMTIGEEMLFIHTVRVFDLHPQIRSIVLVVSPGDEEFVTGVLRTYNWKKQIRVVAGGQTRQESVFYGLQALDEGSEYVAIHDGARPFLSQTILTNVIHKVYEYHAVAVAVPVKDTIAVVDDGKIQSVPERSTLWSVQTPQAFQTALIRKAHAAAVQDLFSGTDDASLVRRLGHEVHIQIGGYSNMKLTTPEDLVIAQLVLQERQKEERFYEFNPHRDRI, encoded by the coding sequence TTGATAGATGCAGTCGTTGTGGCTGCGGGCAGCGGAAACCGAATGCGTGCAGAGATAAAAAAGCAATATATGACGATCGGGGAAGAAATGCTGTTTATACATACTGTACGTGTATTTGATTTGCACCCGCAAATTCGCTCGATTGTACTGGTCGTTTCACCAGGAGATGAAGAATTTGTTACTGGCGTTTTACGAACCTATAATTGGAAGAAACAGATACGTGTTGTCGCAGGTGGTCAAACGCGGCAAGAGTCTGTATTTTACGGTTTGCAGGCGTTAGATGAGGGATCGGAATACGTCGCGATTCATGATGGTGCGAGGCCGTTTTTATCGCAAACGATTTTGACGAATGTCATTCATAAGGTATATGAGTATCATGCGGTAGCTGTTGCCGTACCTGTAAAAGATACAATTGCTGTTGTCGATGACGGAAAAATACAAAGTGTTCCGGAACGGTCGACGCTATGGTCTGTGCAAACACCGCAGGCGTTTCAAACGGCGCTGATTCGGAAAGCACATGCAGCTGCCGTGCAAGATTTATTTAGCGGAACAGATGATGCTTCATTAGTACGAAGACTGGGACATGAAGTGCATATCCAGATTGGCGGATATTCCAATATGAAACTCACGACTCCGGAGGATCTGGTCATTGCACAGTTGGTCTTGCAAGAACGCCAAAAAGAGGAGCGGTTCTATGAATTCAATCCGCATAGGGATCGGATATGA
- the ispF gene encoding 2-C-methyl-D-erythritol 2,4-cyclodiphosphate synthase: MNSIRIGIGYDVHPLIEGRKLYIGGVEIPHETGLLGHSDADVLLHAIADAILGALGEGDIGKHFPDTDERYKDISSVALLQEVADLAQRKGYSLGNLDCVLLAQRPKIAPYILQMRETIAAVLHVDAAVVNIKATTTEKLGFVGREEGMAAEAVVLLYQSML; this comes from the coding sequence ATGAATTCAATCCGCATAGGGATCGGATATGATGTACATCCGTTAATAGAGGGAAGGAAACTATACATAGGTGGTGTCGAAATTCCTCACGAAACAGGCCTGTTGGGGCATTCGGACGCAGATGTGCTGCTGCATGCAATCGCGGATGCGATCTTGGGCGCTTTAGGTGAAGGAGATATTGGAAAACACTTTCCGGATACGGATGAGCGCTATAAAGATATTTCAAGTGTTGCATTATTGCAGGAAGTTGCTGATTTGGCGCAACGCAAAGGGTATTCCTTGGGCAATCTTGATTGCGTTTTGCTTGCACAACGGCCCAAAATTGCACCCTATATACTGCAAATGAGGGAAACGATTGCTGCCGTGCTGCATGTGGATGCGGCTGTTGTCAATATAAAAGCGACAACGACAGAAAAATTGGGGTTTGTTGGTCGTGAAGAAGGAATGGCGGCAGAAGCAGTAGTACTGCTATATCAATCTATGCTATAA
- the gltX gene encoding glutamate--tRNA ligase — protein MSVRVRFAPSPTGHLHIGGARSALFNYLYAKKQNGTFILRIEDTDQARNKEHAEEGFIKSLRWLGIPWDEGFETGGPYGPYRCMDRLPIYQEYADRLLAEGKAYRCYCTEEEIEADRQRMLEQGLTPKYSGRCRHLAKEQEDRFRAEGRKSVVRFLVPEEKIVRIHDKIRGDVEFETNGIGDFVIVKSDGIPTYNFAVVVDDALMKITLVIRGEEHLTNTPRQILVFQAFGFEIPEFAHCSLILNEQGKKLSKRDESIVQFIEQYKDLGYLPEALFNYLALLGWSPGTEQEIFSHDELVQAFSIERISKSGSIFDQQKLAWMNSHYIKQADVQRIVDMAIPFLQQAKRLPTVLSPEQARWVTALVQLLQEKLEYVAQIVPLSDLFFTDQVSYPEESMTLLKEAHVPVVAHACAEVFDRIEDWSADGIKQAIKEVQKETGYKGKQLFMPIRIIVTGQEHGPDLNQTLYLLGKQAVVQRLRNFETHAAHV, from the coding sequence GTGTCAGTTCGAGTTCGTTTTGCTCCGAGTCCTACGGGACATCTACATATAGGCGGCGCCCGCTCCGCATTGTTTAATTATTTATATGCAAAAAAGCAGAATGGAACGTTTATTCTGCGGATCGAAGATACGGATCAAGCTCGCAATAAGGAACATGCGGAAGAGGGTTTTATAAAAAGTTTGCGTTGGTTGGGGATTCCTTGGGATGAAGGATTTGAGACAGGTGGACCGTATGGCCCATATCGCTGTATGGATCGATTGCCGATCTACCAGGAATACGCGGATCGTTTGCTTGCGGAAGGGAAAGCATATCGCTGTTATTGTACGGAAGAGGAAATCGAAGCAGATCGGCAGCGAATGTTGGAACAAGGTCTTACACCGAAGTATTCCGGGAGATGCCGCCATCTTGCCAAAGAACAAGAGGATCGATTCCGGGCGGAAGGACGGAAATCCGTTGTTCGCTTTCTTGTGCCGGAAGAAAAGATCGTCCGCATTCATGATAAAATTCGCGGTGACGTAGAGTTTGAAACAAATGGCATCGGCGATTTTGTCATTGTCAAATCGGACGGGATTCCCACATACAATTTTGCCGTTGTTGTCGATGACGCGTTAATGAAAATCACATTGGTGATTCGCGGGGAAGAACATTTGACAAATACACCGCGGCAAATCCTGGTTTTCCAGGCATTCGGCTTTGAAATTCCGGAGTTTGCACACTGTTCCCTCATTCTGAATGAACAGGGGAAAAAACTAAGCAAGCGGGATGAGTCAATCGTTCAATTCATTGAACAATACAAAGACTTGGGGTATCTGCCGGAAGCGTTGTTTAATTACCTGGCGTTGCTTGGGTGGTCGCCGGGAACCGAGCAAGAGATCTTTTCCCATGACGAATTGGTTCAGGCATTTTCCATTGAGAGAATCAGCAAGAGCGGCTCGATTTTTGATCAACAGAAGCTGGCGTGGATGAACAGCCACTATATCAAGCAGGCGGACGTACAGCGGATTGTTGATATGGCAATTCCGTTTTTGCAGCAAGCAAAGCGCCTGCCGACTGTACTTTCGCCGGAGCAAGCTCGCTGGGTGACGGCGCTTGTACAACTTTTGCAAGAAAAACTTGAATATGTTGCACAAATCGTTCCATTGTCCGATTTGTTCTTTACCGATCAAGTATCGTATCCGGAAGAAAGTATGACTCTTTTAAAAGAAGCGCATGTTCCGGTAGTAGCGCATGCTTGTGCCGAGGTCTTTGACAGGATTGAGGATTGGTCGGCAGATGGGATCAAACAGGCAATCAAAGAAGTGCAGAAGGAAACCGGGTATAAGGGCAAACAATTGTTTATGCCGATTCGCATAATCGTAACCGGACAGGAACACGGGCCGGATTTGAATCAAACTCTATACCTTCTTGGCAAGCAAGCAGTTGTTCAACGGTTGCGGAATTTTGAAACACATGCAGCTCATGTGTAA